Proteins encoded together in one Pseudomonas sp. TCU-HL1 window:
- the trmL gene encoding tRNA (uridine(34)/cytosine(34)/5-carboxymethylaminomethyluridine(34)-2'-O)-methyltransferase TrmL, translated as MFHVILFQPEIPPNTGNIIRLCANSGCHLHLIEPLGFELDDKRLRRAGLDYHEYATLKRYSDLESCLVALSHPRVFAFTTKGTKLFHEVAFEKGDAFLFGPESRGLPQEVREGLPPEQRLRLPMRPNCRSLNLSNTVAVAVYEAWRQHDFSLD; from the coding sequence ATGTTTCACGTCATCCTGTTTCAACCGGAAATTCCGCCGAATACCGGCAACATTATCAGGCTGTGCGCCAATTCTGGCTGCCACCTTCATCTGATCGAACCGCTCGGCTTTGAACTGGACGACAAGCGTCTGCGCCGAGCCGGCCTGGACTACCACGAGTACGCCACCCTCAAGCGCTACAGCGACCTGGAAAGCTGCCTGGTAGCCCTGAGCCACCCCCGGGTGTTCGCCTTCACTACCAAGGGCACCAAGCTGTTCCACGAAGTGGCCTTCGAGAAGGGTGATGCCTTCCTCTTCGGCCCGGAAAGCCGCGGCCTGCCCCAGGAAGTGCGGGAAGGCCTGCCACCGGAACAGCGCCTGCGCCTGCCGATGCGCCCCAACTGCCGCAGCCTGAACCTGTCCAATACCGTCGCCGTGGCGGTGTACGAGGCCTGGCGGCAGCACGATTTCAGTTTGGATTGA
- the secB gene encoding protein-export chaperone SecB: MTEQASNGANQPQFSLQRIYVRDLSFEAPKSPEIFRQEWAPNVSLDLNTRQKQLDGDFHEVVLTLSVTVKNGEETAFIAEVQQAGIFLIKGLDAASMSHTLGAFCPNILFPYARETLDSLVIRGSFPALMLSPVNFDALYAQELARLQAAGEAQA, from the coding sequence ATGACCGAACAAGCAAGCAACGGCGCCAACCAGCCCCAGTTCTCCCTGCAGCGCATCTACGTGCGCGACCTGTCCTTCGAAGCGCCGAAGAGCCCGGAAATCTTCCGTCAGGAATGGGCTCCGAACGTTTCCCTCGATCTGAACACCCGTCAGAAGCAACTGGACGGCGACTTCCACGAAGTCGTGCTGACCCTGTCCGTAACCGTGAAGAACGGCGAAGAAACTGCCTTCATCGCCGAAGTGCAGCAGGCCGGTATCTTCCTGATCAAGGGCCTGGATGCGGCGTCCATGAGCCACACCCTGGGCGCCTTCTGCCCGAACATCCTTTTCCCCTACGCCCGTGAAACCCTGGATAGCCTGGTTATCCGTGGTTCCTTCCCGGCGCTGATGCTCTCCCCGGTGAACTTCGATGCGCTCTACGCGCAGGAACTGGCGCGCCTGCAGGCCGCTGGCGAAGCCCAGGCCTGA
- the grxC gene encoding glutaredoxin 3, producing the protein MAEIVVYSSAWCPYCIRAKHLLDSKGVKYEEISVDGNPAIRAEMTRKAGRTSVPQIWIGQTHVGGCDDLYALERAGRLDALLQASPQTETH; encoded by the coding sequence ATGGCCGAGATCGTCGTCTATTCGAGCGCCTGGTGCCCCTACTGCATCCGTGCCAAGCATCTGCTGGACAGCAAGGGCGTCAAGTACGAAGAAATCAGCGTCGATGGAAATCCTGCAATTCGTGCCGAGATGACCCGCAAGGCCGGGCGCACCTCGGTACCGCAGATCTGGATCGGCCAGACCCACGTGGGCGGCTGTGACGACCTGTACGCCCTGGAGCGCGCCGGCAGGCTCGACGCGCTGCTCCAGGCCAGCCCGCAAACGGAAACGCACTAG
- a CDS encoding rhodanese-like domain-containing protein, with translation MLAKLIEFATNHYVLSGSFVVLLALLLAHELRRSGRAISTRELTAMVNGGQAVVLDVRANKDFSGGHIVDALNIPYEKLAARIAELEKHKDKAIIVVDAMGQHAGTVCRDLKKAGFNAIKLSGGIGTWRGDNLPLVK, from the coding sequence ATGCTCGCTAAGCTGATTGAATTTGCCACTAACCACTATGTACTGAGTGGATCGTTCGTGGTGCTGCTGGCCCTGCTGCTGGCCCATGAACTGCGCCGCAGTGGCCGCGCCATCTCCACCCGCGAGCTGACCGCGATGGTCAACGGCGGCCAGGCCGTGGTGCTGGACGTACGCGCCAACAAGGATTTCTCCGGCGGCCACATCGTCGATGCCCTGAATATTCCCTACGAGAAGCTGGCCGCCCGCATCGCCGAGCTGGAAAAGCACAAGGACAAGGCCATCATCGTGGTCGATGCCATGGGCCAGCACGCCGGCACCGTCTGCCGTGACCTGAAGAAGGCCGGTTTCAACGCGATCAAGCTGTCCGGCGGTATCGGCACCTGGCGTGGCGACAACCTGCCGCTGGTGAAGTGA
- the gpmI gene encoding 2,3-bisphosphoglycerate-independent phosphoglycerate mutase: MTATPKPLVLIILDGFGHSDSPEYNAIYAASTPVYDRLRATRPHGLISGSGMDVGLPDGQMGNSEVGHMNLGAGRVVYQDFTRVTKAIRDGDFFQNPEITEAVDKAVAAGKAVHFMGLLSDGGVHSHQDHLVAMAELASQRGAEKLYLHAFLDGRDTPPKSAEPSIKLLDEAFARLGKGRTASLIGRYFAMDRDNRWDRVEAAYNLITEGQAEFTAASAVEGLAAAYERGESDEFVKATRIGEPVKVEDGDAVIFMNFRADRARELSRAFVEPGFKEFARQRELNLAGYVMLTQYAASIPAPSAFKPESLDNVLGEYLAKNGKTQLRIAETEKYAHVTFFFSGGREEPFEGEERILIPSPKVATYDLQPEMSAPEVTDKIVDAIENQRYDVIVVNYANGDMVGHTGVFEAAVKAVECLDTCVGRIVEALDKVGGEALITADHGNVEQMEDEMTGQAHTAHTCEPVPFIYVGKRAAKIREGGVLADVAPTLLTLMGLPVPAEMTGKTIVELQ; this comes from the coding sequence ATGACAGCCACGCCCAAACCCCTGGTCCTGATCATCCTGGACGGTTTCGGTCACAGTGACAGCCCCGAATACAACGCCATCTACGCCGCCAGCACCCCGGTCTACGACCGCCTGCGCGCCACCCGGCCCCACGGCCTGATTTCCGGCAGCGGCATGGACGTTGGTCTGCCCGACGGCCAGATGGGCAACTCCGAAGTCGGCCACATGAACCTGGGCGCCGGCCGCGTGGTGTACCAGGACTTCACCCGCGTGACCAAGGCGATCCGCGACGGCGACTTCTTCCAGAACCCGGAAATCACCGAAGCCGTGGACAAGGCCGTGGCCGCCGGCAAGGCCGTGCACTTCATGGGCCTGCTGTCCGACGGCGGCGTACACAGCCACCAGGACCACCTGGTCGCCATGGCCGAACTGGCTTCCCAGCGTGGCGCCGAGAAGCTCTACCTGCACGCCTTCCTCGATGGCCGCGATACCCCGCCCAAGAGCGCCGAGCCCTCCATCAAGCTGCTGGACGAGGCATTCGCCCGCCTCGGCAAGGGCCGCACCGCCAGCCTGATCGGCCGCTACTTCGCCATGGACCGCGACAATCGCTGGGACCGTGTCGAGGCCGCCTACAACCTGATCACCGAAGGCCAGGCCGAATTCACCGCTGCCAGCGCGGTCGAAGGCCTCGCCGCTGCCTACGAGCGCGGTGAAAGCGACGAGTTCGTCAAGGCCACCCGCATCGGCGAGCCGGTGAAAGTGGAAGATGGCGACGCCGTGATCTTCATGAACTTCCGCGCCGACCGCGCCCGCGAACTGTCCCGCGCTTTCGTCGAGCCGGGCTTCAAGGAGTTCGCCCGCCAGCGCGAGCTGAACCTCGCCGGCTACGTGATGCTGACCCAGTACGCGGCGAGCATCCCCGCTCCCAGCGCCTTCAAGCCGGAGTCCCTGGACAATGTGCTGGGCGAGTACCTGGCCAAGAACGGCAAGACCCAGCTGCGCATCGCCGAGACCGAGAAATACGCCCACGTGACCTTCTTCTTCTCCGGCGGCCGCGAAGAGCCCTTCGAAGGCGAAGAGCGCATCCTGATCCCGTCGCCCAAGGTCGCCACCTATGACCTGCAGCCGGAAATGAGCGCGCCCGAAGTCACCGACAAGATCGTCGACGCCATCGAGAACCAGCGCTACGACGTGATCGTGGTGAACTACGCCAACGGCGACATGGTCGGCCATACCGGCGTGTTCGAAGCGGCGGTCAAGGCCGTGGAATGCCTGGACACTTGCGTCGGCCGCATCGTCGAAGCCCTGGACAAGGTGGGTGGCGAAGCGCTGATCACCGCCGACCATGGCAATGTCGAGCAGATGGAAGACGAAATGACCGGCCAGGCGCACACCGCCCACACCTGTGAGCCAGTGCCGTTCATCTATGTAGGCAAGCGCGCGGCGAAGATTCGCGAAGGCGGCGTGCTGGCCGACGTGGCCCCGACCCTGCTGACCCTCATGGGCCTGCCGGTACCGGCCGAGATGACCGGCAAGACCATCGTCGAGCTGCAGTGA
- a CDS encoding murein hydrolase activator EnvC family protein, whose translation MFRALVLVILASLINPVMADQRAETQQQLDQAAKDVTELKKLLKQLQQEKSGVQSDLKKTESEMGNLEQQVKDLQQELKNSEGEIQRLDQEKKKLQDARAEQQRLIGIQARAAYQSGQQEYVKLLLNQQHPEKFARTLTYYDYLSKARLEQLSAFNETLRQLANVEQEITAQQNQLNEQKAALDGRREQLATARKERQLALAKLNQDVSDRDKKLKARQLDQAELGKVLKTIEETLARQAREAREAEEARKRALAEQQRQLREHPAGSPARADNGPMVSSAGGNFGGPFAKARGQLPWPVDGRVVARFGSARGGDSRAKWDGVLIGASEGSSVRAVHGGRVVFADWLRGAGLLVILDHGNGYLSLYGHNQRLLKNAGDIVKAGESIATVGTSGGQETPALYFAIRQQGRPTDPAQWCRAQG comes from the coding sequence ATGTTTCGCGCCCTTGTCCTCGTTATCCTCGCCAGCCTGATCAATCCGGTCATGGCCGACCAGCGCGCCGAAACCCAGCAGCAGCTGGACCAGGCCGCCAAGGACGTCACCGAGCTGAAAAAGCTCCTGAAGCAATTGCAGCAGGAGAAATCCGGCGTCCAGTCCGACCTGAAGAAGACCGAATCCGAAATGGGCAACCTGGAGCAGCAGGTCAAGGATCTGCAACAGGAGCTCAAAAACAGCGAAGGGGAGATCCAGCGCCTGGACCAGGAGAAAAAAAAACTCCAGGACGCACGCGCTGAACAGCAACGGCTGATCGGCATCCAGGCCCGCGCCGCCTACCAGAGCGGCCAGCAGGAATACGTCAAGTTGCTGCTCAACCAGCAGCATCCCGAGAAATTCGCCCGCACCCTCACCTACTACGACTACCTCAGCAAGGCGCGTCTGGAACAGCTCAGCGCATTCAACGAGACCCTGCGCCAGCTGGCCAACGTCGAGCAGGAAATCACCGCCCAGCAGAACCAGCTCAACGAGCAGAAGGCCGCGCTGGATGGCCGTCGCGAACAGTTGGCCACCGCCCGCAAGGAGCGCCAGCTGGCCCTGGCCAAGCTGAATCAGGACGTCAGCGACCGCGACAAGAAGCTCAAGGCTCGCCAACTGGATCAAGCCGAGCTGGGCAAGGTGCTCAAGACCATCGAAGAAACCCTGGCCCGTCAGGCGCGCGAAGCCCGTGAAGCCGAGGAAGCACGCAAGCGAGCGCTGGCCGAACAGCAGCGCCAGCTGCGCGAACATCCGGCCGGCAGCCCCGCCAGGGCCGACAACGGCCCGATGGTGTCCAGTGCCGGCGGCAACTTCGGCGGCCCCTTCGCCAAGGCTCGCGGCCAACTGCCCTGGCCGGTGGACGGCCGCGTGGTCGCGCGCTTCGGCTCGGCCCGTGGTGGTGACTCCCGTGCCAAATGGGACGGCGTGCTGATCGGCGCCTCCGAGGGCAGCTCGGTTCGCGCCGTGCATGGCGGCCGCGTGGTCTTCGCAGACTGGTTGCGCGGCGCCGGGCTTCTGGTCATTCTCGACCATGGCAACGGCTACCTGAGCCTCTACGGGCACAACCAGCGCCTACTGAAAAATGCCGGCGATATCGTCAAAGCGGGCGAGTCGATCGCCACCGTCGGCACCAGCGGCGGGCAGGAGACGCCCGCCCTGTACTTCGCCATACGCCAGCAGGGCCGACCGACCGACCCGGCACAATGGTGCCGCGCGCAAGGATAG
- a CDS encoding S41 family peptidase produces the protein MPHLSRLTSLAMALALLGSAPQLLAAEEPANLPATAVNGKAPLPLDELRTFAEVLDRIKSAYVEPVDDKTLLENAIKGMLSNLDPHSAYLEPEDFQELQESTSGEFGGLGIEVGTEDGFVKVVSPIDDTPASKAGIQPGDLIVKIDGQPTKGISLMEAVDKMRGKAGSKITLTLVREGGQPFDVELVRAAIKVKSVKSQMLEKGYGYLRITQFQVNTGEEVGKALAKMRKDNGGRLSGLVLDLRNNPGGVLQAAVEVSDHFLKKGLIVYTKGRIANSELRFSADPADASEGVPLVVLINGGSASAAEIVAGALQDQKRGVLMGTDSFGKGSVQTVLPLNNDRALKLTTALYYTPNGRSIQAQGIVPDIEVARAKVTREKDGETFKEADLAGHLGNGNGGADRPSASKKTEEPRPQDDDFQLGQALNLLKGLNVTRKN, from the coding sequence ATGCCGCATCTGTCCCGCCTCACTTCCCTGGCCATGGCATTGGCGCTGCTCGGCAGCGCCCCGCAGCTACTGGCCGCCGAGGAGCCGGCAAACCTCCCCGCCACAGCGGTGAACGGCAAGGCACCGCTGCCGCTGGATGAGCTGCGCACCTTCGCCGAGGTGCTGGACCGGATCAAGTCCGCCTACGTTGAGCCGGTGGATGACAAGACCCTGCTGGAAAACGCCATCAAGGGCATGCTCAGCAACCTCGACCCACACTCGGCCTATCTGGAACCGGAAGACTTCCAGGAGCTGCAGGAAAGCACCAGCGGCGAGTTCGGCGGCCTCGGCATCGAAGTCGGCACCGAAGATGGCTTCGTCAAGGTCGTTTCCCCCATCGACGACACCCCGGCCTCCAAGGCCGGCATCCAGCCGGGCGACCTGATTGTCAAAATTGATGGCCAGCCGACCAAGGGCATCTCGTTGATGGAAGCGGTGGACAAGATGCGCGGCAAGGCCGGCAGCAAGATCACCCTGACCCTGGTACGTGAAGGCGGTCAACCCTTCGACGTGGAACTGGTCCGCGCGGCGATCAAGGTCAAGAGCGTGAAGAGCCAGATGCTGGAGAAGGGCTACGGCTACCTGCGCATCACCCAGTTCCAGGTCAATACCGGCGAAGAAGTCGGCAAGGCCTTGGCCAAGATGCGCAAGGACAATGGCGGCCGCCTGAGCGGGCTGGTGCTCGACCTGCGCAACAACCCCGGCGGCGTGCTGCAGGCTGCCGTGGAAGTCTCCGACCACTTCCTGAAGAAAGGCCTGATCGTTTACACCAAGGGCCGCATCGCCAACTCCGAGCTGCGCTTCTCCGCCGACCCGGCCGACGCCAGCGAGGGCGTGCCGCTGGTGGTGTTGATCAACGGCGGCAGTGCCTCGGCGGCCGAGATCGTCGCCGGCGCCCTGCAGGACCAAAAGCGTGGCGTGCTGATGGGCACAGACAGCTTCGGCAAGGGCTCGGTGCAGACCGTCCTGCCGCTGAACAATGACCGCGCCCTGAAACTGACCACTGCCCTCTACTACACGCCCAACGGGCGTTCGATCCAGGCCCAGGGCATCGTGCCGGATATCGAAGTGGCGCGCGCCAAGGTCACCCGCGAAAAGGACGGCGAAACCTTCAAGGAAGCCGATCTCGCCGGCCACCTCGGCAATGGCAATGGCGGCGCCGACCGCCCCAGTGCGAGCAAGAAAACCGAGGAACCGCGCCCGCAGGATGACGACTTCCAACTGGGCCAGGCCCTCAACCTGCTGAAAGGCCTGAACGTCACCCGCAAGAACTGA
- a CDS encoding divergent polysaccharide deacetylase family protein, with amino-acid sequence MKWGTWLLALWLSATAAGAWASPVARLALVIDDLGQTPARDCRVIALPGPVALSILPDTPHSRELAEAAHSAGKTVMLHLPMDPATGPYAWHPGLSTAELERRLDAALQQVPYARGLNNHMGSRMTAQRPAMTWLMHRLQQEHRFFIDSRTSAATVAAAEAQKAGLASLSRDIFLDDDQSPAAVAAQFDAALKLARKQGSALMIGHPHPVTLELLERELPRLKERGFELIDVEMLIALRGNRAMTAHGKAGVYR; translated from the coding sequence ATGAAGTGGGGGACTTGGCTGCTGGCGCTGTGGTTGAGCGCAACGGCAGCCGGTGCCTGGGCCTCCCCTGTCGCGCGGCTGGCACTGGTCATCGACGACCTGGGCCAGACCCCGGCTCGCGATTGCCGCGTCATCGCCCTCCCCGGCCCGGTGGCGCTGTCCATCCTTCCGGATACGCCCCACTCCCGCGAGCTGGCCGAAGCTGCCCACTCCGCAGGCAAGACGGTGATGCTGCACCTGCCCATGGACCCGGCCACCGGCCCCTATGCCTGGCACCCCGGGTTATCCACAGCCGAGCTGGAGCGGCGCCTGGACGCCGCCCTGCAGCAGGTGCCTTATGCCCGCGGCCTGAACAACCACATGGGCAGCCGCATGACCGCCCAGCGCCCGGCCATGACCTGGCTGATGCATCGCCTGCAGCAGGAGCACCGTTTCTTCATCGACAGCCGCACCAGCGCCGCCACGGTGGCTGCCGCCGAAGCCCAGAAAGCCGGGCTCGCCAGCCTCTCGCGGGATATCTTCCTCGACGACGACCAGAGTCCGGCCGCAGTGGCCGCGCAGTTCGACGCCGCCCTCAAACTGGCCCGCAAGCAGGGCTCGGCACTGATGATCGGCCATCCGCATCCGGTCACCCTTGAACTGCTCGAACGCGAGCTGCCGCGCCTGAAGGAACGCGGTTTCGAACTGATCGATGTGGAAATGCTGATCGCCCTGCGTGGCAATCGCGCCATGACGGCCCATGGGAAGGCGGGGGTTTACCGGTAG
- a CDS encoding substrate-binding periplasmic protein — translation MQKLIQRALTLGLMFLAFTARAGVPADYKVVLLTENFPPFNMAVDDKNFARDDGIDGISTDIVREMFKRAGINYSLTLRFPWDRLYRLTLDKPNYGLFSTTFTAERQPLFKWVGPIAKTEWVLLAAPGNNLSVKDLKSASQYRIGAYKNDAVSQHLESQGMAPQNALRDQENVKKLLKGQIDLWATTDPVGRYLAKQEGVTGLQTVLRFNSAELYLAFNKDTPDEVIERLQKALDQMRSDGFVDEITQNYL, via the coding sequence ATGCAGAAGTTGATTCAACGCGCCCTGACCCTGGGCCTGATGTTCCTCGCCTTTACGGCGCGCGCCGGAGTGCCGGCGGATTACAAAGTGGTATTGCTTACCGAGAACTTCCCGCCGTTCAACATGGCGGTGGATGACAAGAACTTTGCCCGTGACGATGGCATCGACGGTATCAGCACCGACATCGTCCGCGAGATGTTCAAGCGTGCCGGCATCAATTACAGCCTGACACTGCGCTTCCCTTGGGATCGTCTCTATCGCCTGACCCTGGACAAGCCCAACTACGGTCTGTTCTCCACCACCTTCACCGCTGAACGCCAACCGCTGTTCAAGTGGGTCGGCCCCATCGCCAAGACCGAGTGGGTGCTGCTTGCCGCGCCGGGCAACAACCTCAGCGTCAAGGACCTGAAGAGCGCCTCCCAGTACCGCATCGGCGCCTACAAGAACGACGCCGTGAGCCAGCACCTGGAAAGCCAGGGCATGGCACCGCAGAACGCCCTGCGCGACCAGGAAAACGTGAAGAAGCTGCTCAAGGGCCAGATCGACCTCTGGGCCACCACCGATCCGGTGGGTCGCTACCTGGCCAAGCAGGAAGGCGTGACCGGCCTGCAGACCGTGCTGCGTTTCAACAGTGCCGAGCTCTATCTGGCGTTCAACAAGGACACCCCGGACGAGGTGATCGAACGCCTGCAGAAGGCCCTGGACCAGATGCGCAGCGACGGATTCGTCGACGAGATCACCCAGAACTATCTGTGA
- a CDS encoding substrate-binding periplasmic protein, giving the protein MSKRLLLALAGTLMVLAGAARAEVDENYSVVLLTENFPPYNMSINGKNFAQEDNIDGIAVDIVREMFKRAGVKYSLTLRFPWDRIYKLALEKPGYGVFVTARLPEREESFKWVGPIGPDDWIMLARADSAIALGSLDDARKYKVGAYKGDAIAEYLAQQKLDPITALRDQENAKKLEKGQIDLWATGDPAGRYLAKQEGVGGLKTVLRFNQAELFLALNKEVPDEVVKKLQGALDQMRAEGFVDEILNSYL; this is encoded by the coding sequence ATGTCGAAACGCCTGCTGCTGGCGCTGGCCGGTACCCTGATGGTGCTTGCCGGTGCGGCCCGCGCCGAAGTGGATGAGAACTATAGCGTCGTTCTCCTGACCGAAAACTTCCCGCCCTACAACATGTCGATCAACGGGAAGAACTTTGCCCAGGAAGACAACATCGATGGCATTGCCGTCGACATCGTGCGTGAGATGTTCAAGCGCGCCGGGGTTAAATACAGCCTGACCCTGCGTTTCCCCTGGGACCGTATCTACAAACTGGCGCTGGAAAAGCCGGGTTACGGCGTATTCGTGACGGCTCGACTGCCCGAGCGCGAAGAGTCCTTCAAGTGGGTCGGCCCGATCGGTCCGGACGACTGGATCATGCTGGCCCGAGCCGACAGCGCAATCGCCCTCGGCAGCCTGGACGATGCGCGCAAGTACAAGGTGGGTGCCTACAAGGGCGACGCCATTGCCGAGTACCTGGCCCAGCAGAAGCTCGACCCCATCACTGCGCTGCGTGACCAGGAAAACGCCAAAAAACTGGAGAAGGGCCAGATCGACCTCTGGGCCACCGGCGATCCCGCCGGCCGTTACCTCGCCAAGCAAGAGGGCGTGGGTGGCCTGAAGACCGTGCTGCGTTTCAACCAGGCCGAACTGTTCCTGGCGCTGAACAAAGAGGTCCCCGACGAGGTGGTGAAGAAGCTGCAAGGCGCGCTGGATCAGATGCGCGCCGAGGGCTTCGTCGACGAGATCCTGAACAGCTACCTGTAG
- the hisF gene encoding imidazole glycerol phosphate synthase subunit HisF, with translation MALAKRIIPCLDVDNGRVVKGVKFENIRDAGDPVEIARRYDEQGADEITFLDITASVDGRDTTLHTVERMASQVFIPLTVGGGVRTVQDIRNLLNAGADKVSINTAAVFTPEFVGEAASRFGSQCIVVAIDAKKVSGPGETPRWEIFTHGGRKPTGLDAVAWAKKMEELGAGEILLTSMDQDGVKSGYDLGVTRAISETVGIPVIASGGVGNLEHLAAGILEGKADAVLAASIFHFGEYTVPEAKAYLASRGILVR, from the coding sequence ATGGCTCTCGCAAAACGCATCATTCCCTGCCTCGATGTCGACAACGGCCGTGTGGTCAAGGGCGTCAAGTTCGAGAACATCCGCGACGCCGGCGACCCGGTGGAAATTGCTCGTCGCTACGACGAACAGGGCGCCGACGAGATCACCTTCCTCGACATCACTGCCAGCGTCGATGGCCGCGACACCACCCTGCACACCGTGGAGCGCATGGCCAGCCAGGTGTTCATTCCGCTGACCGTGGGTGGTGGTGTGCGCACCGTGCAGGACATCCGCAACCTGCTCAACGCCGGCGCCGACAAGGTGTCGATCAACACTGCGGCTGTCTTCACGCCCGAGTTCGTGGGTGAGGCTGCCTCGCGCTTCGGCTCCCAATGCATTGTGGTCGCCATCGACGCCAAGAAAGTCTCCGGCCCCGGGGAAACACCGCGCTGGGAAATTTTCACCCACGGTGGGCGCAAACCCACCGGCCTCGATGCCGTGGCTTGGGCGAAAAAGATGGAAGAACTGGGCGCTGGTGAAATCCTCCTCACCAGCATGGACCAGGACGGCGTGAAGAGCGGCTACGACCTGGGCGTTACCCGCGCCATCAGCGAGACCGTCGGCATTCCGGTGATCGCCTCAGGCGGCGTCGGCAATCTCGAGCACCTGGCCGCAGGCATCCTCGAAGGCAAGGCCGACGCCGTTCTGGCAGCGAGCATCTTCCACTTCGGCGAATACACCGTGCCCGAGGCCAAGGCTTACCTGGCCAGCCGCGGAATCCTGGTGCGCTGA
- the hisA gene encoding 1-(5-phosphoribosyl)-5-[(5-phosphoribosylamino)methylideneamino]imidazole-4-carboxamide isomerase: protein MLIIPAIDLKDGACVRLRQGRMEDSTVFSDDPVSMAAKWVEGGCRRLHLVDLNGAFEGKPVNGEVVTAIAKRYPNLPIQIGGGIRSLETIEHYVKAGVSYVIIGTKAVKEPEFVTEACKAFPGKVIVGLDAKDGFVATDGWAEVSSVQAVDLARRFEADGVSAIVYTDIAKDGMMQGCNVEATAALAAASRIPVIASGGIHNLGDIEKLLAAKAPGIIGAITGRAIYEGTLDVAEAQAFCDSYKG, encoded by the coding sequence ATGCTGATTATCCCCGCTATCGATCTGAAGGACGGCGCCTGCGTGCGCCTGCGCCAGGGCCGTATGGAAGACTCCACCGTGTTCTCCGACGACCCGGTGAGCATGGCCGCCAAATGGGTGGAAGGTGGTTGCCGCCGCCTGCACCTGGTGGACCTGAACGGCGCCTTCGAAGGCAAGCCGGTGAACGGTGAAGTGGTCACCGCCATTGCCAAGCGCTACCCGAATCTGCCGATCCAGATCGGCGGCGGCATCCGCTCGCTGGAAACCATCGAGCACTACGTCAAGGCCGGCGTCAGCTACGTCATCATCGGCACCAAGGCGGTGAAAGAGCCTGAGTTCGTCACGGAGGCCTGCAAGGCCTTCCCGGGCAAGGTCATCGTTGGCCTGGATGCCAAGGACGGATTCGTCGCCACCGATGGCTGGGCAGAAGTCAGCAGCGTGCAGGCAGTCGATCTGGCCCGCCGCTTCGAAGCCGACGGCGTGTCCGCCATCGTCTACACCGACATCGCCAAGGACGGGATGATGCAGGGCTGTAACGTCGAGGCCACCGCGGCCCTGGCCGCCGCCAGCCGTATCCCGGTGATCGCCTCCGGCGGTATCCACAACCTCGGTGACATCGAGAAGCTGCTGGCCGCCAAGGCCCCCGGCATCATCGGCGCCATCACCGGTCGCGCGATCTACGAAGGCACCCTGGACGTGGCTGAAGCGCAGGCCTTCTGCGACAGCTATAAGGGTTAA
- a CDS encoding DUF2164 domain-containing protein produces MSRAKKAPSLQLDAAQTQDATLAIKRFLADRFELELGSFEAEEVLDFFAREFAPHFYNKAITDVQAHLKDRFESIESDLWALEKD; encoded by the coding sequence ATGAGCCGCGCGAAGAAGGCCCCGAGCCTGCAGCTCGACGCCGCCCAGACCCAGGACGCGACGTTGGCGATCAAGCGTTTCTTGGCGGATCGCTTCGAACTGGAACTGGGTTCCTTCGAGGCCGAGGAGGTACTCGACTTCTTCGCCCGGGAGTTTGCGCCGCATTTCTACAACAAGGCGATCACCGATGTGCAAGCGCACCTGAAGGACAGGTTCGAAAGCATCGAGAGCGACTTGTGGGCGCTCGAGAAAGACTGA